A single region of the Theileria annulata chromosome 4, complete sequence, *** SEQUENCING IN PROGRESS *** genome encodes:
- a CDS encoding uncharacterized protein (SMART pfam:Radical_SAM (PF04055) at aa 103-272, E()=6.30e-11) produces the protein MDKSTRFNTIAKYLKDNSVPQYRLSQIFNSIYRNKTPNFLSMYHLPKILRSGLHDNFEGSLLSLNPVSESNSDRAKKVLFQNSDGSRIEAVLLHFNTHKSLCISAQVGCSYACSFCATGKIGLKRNLTVDEITDQVLYFQQLGHKIDSISFMGMGEPLSNPNVFKSINILTDKRYFALSPRRINVSTVGILPGIKKLNKEYPYVNLAYSLHSPFTEERNEMVPVNLLYPFQEAYPLMDERIRQTGRRIWISYILIKDKNDTKEHVEELINIIKGRPKEVQYLYHVNLIPYNIGMPQILVLTHQTTFLCLVKSIDKYESTEHDQSLKFEKYLRKNGISCSYRNYFGRNIDAACGQLFAGKYIKKHFSINYFTSEYDPIDPSKLFRPKVNRTHQQTKTNKS, from the exons ATGGACAAATCCACAAGGTTTAATACCATAgcaaaatatttaaaggaTAATTCTGTGCCACAATATAGACTTTCtcaaatttttaattctatataTCGCAATAAAACACCTAATTTTTTGTCCATGTACCATTTGCCTAAGATACTAAGGAGTGGATTACATGACAATTTCGAAGGGTCACTATTATCACTTAATCCAGTATCTGAATCTAATTCCGATAGAGCTAAAAAGGTCCTGTTTCAGAATAGTGATGGTAGTAGGATAGAAGCTgttttattacattttaatacaCACAAATCGCTATGCATATCAGCACAA gTTGGATGTAGTTATGCATGTTCTTTCTGTGCAACAGGTAAAATAGGCCTCAAAAGGAACTTGACAGTGGATGAGATAACAGACCAagttttatattttcaacaaCTTGGACATAAAATAGATAGCATATCATTCATGG GGATGGGTGAACCACTATCAAATCCGAatgtttttaaatcaatcaatattttaactgATAAGAGATATTTTGCATTATCACCAAGAAGGATTAACGTGTCAACAGTAGGGATTTTACCAGgaattaaaaaactaaaCAAGGAATACCCTTAT GTTAACCTAGCTTATTCTTTGCACTCACCTTTCACAGAAGAGAGAAATGAAATG GTTCCTGTAAATTTACTATATCCATTTCAAGAGGCTTATCCACTAATGGATGAAAGAATTAGGCAAACGGGAAGACGAATATGGATATCTTACATCTTAATTAAAG ataaaaatgataCAAAAGAACACGTTGAAGAACTGATAAACATTATAAAGGGAAGACCCAAAGAAGTACAATATCTTTATCATGTAAATCTTATCCCATACAATATCGGTATGCCACAAATACTAGTCTTAACTCATCAAACTACATTTCTATGTTTAGTCAAGTCAATCGACAAGTATGAATCTACTGAACATGACCAGTCATTAAAATTCGAG AAATACCTCAGGAAGAACGGAATATCATGCTCATATAG AAATTACTTCGGAAGGAATATAGACGCAGCTTGTGGACAGCTATTTGCAGgtaaatatatcaaaaaacatttttcaattaattattttacctCAGAGTACGATCCCATCGACCCAAGCAAACTCTTTCGGCCCAAAGTTAATCGTACACACCAACAAACAAAAACCAATAAatcataa
- a CDS encoding uncharacterized protein (Tap579b07.q1c.C.cand.95 - score = 31.83;~SMART 1 transmembrane domain at aa 242-264;~1 probable transmembrane helix predicted for TA09945 by TMHMM2.0 at aa 242-264) produces MGDSVRITIGGDEVVDHFASERNLEKLDFEAQRQLVVQLITSMAENVKERDKIKRDKSSHPLTNIKLSTKLESQLMAAYNFLDVLKNIYGKLLNSKKKRGKYTESEISSFGETIKNLDENLVNLENMIRYKPNSAIKKSRMDIDVNSIPFDKSALTTEEQNYVAESIRRWNVRDEGFDKQLQEIGEAVDRIGEVAIHIGTRAQDQAKAAIEAVVDVENTTKGVTDVTKRIKKLLKRQRMVEFYCRMILILIVLVLSGVLIYIVMKKLKNK; encoded by the exons atgGGTGATTCAGTACGTATAACCATAGGTGGAGATGAGGTGGTTGATCATTTTGCCTCTGAAAGAAATCTAGAAAAGCTAGATTTCGAGGCTCAAAGGCAATTGGTAGTGCAACTTATAACTTCCATGGCTGAAAATGTCAAGGAAAGAGATAAGATTAAGCGAGACAAATCAA gcCACCCTCTcactaatattaaacttTCCACTAAACTTGAGTCTCAACTAATGGCAGCGTACAATTTCTTGGACGTCCTAAAAAACATATACGGTAAACTACTTAACTCTAAGAAGAAGCGTGGCAAATACACGGAAAGTGAAATTTCGTCCTTCGGAGAAACCATAAAGAACTTGGACGAGAATCTTGTGAACCTAGAAAACATGATTAGATACAAACCCAACTCCGCCATTAAGAAGTCAAGGATGGATATTGACGTGAACTCTATCCCCTTTGATAAAT cTGCTCTTACAACTGAAGAGCAAAACTACGTGGCAGAGTCTATAAGGCGGTGGAACGTGCGAGATGAGGGTTTCGACAAACAGCTCCAGGAAATTGGAGAGGCAGTTGACAGAATAG GCGAAGTCGCCATTCATATCGGAACGCGTGCCCAGGACCAGGCTAAAGCAGCAATAGAAGCTGTTGTTGATGTTGAAAACACGACGAAGGGTGTTACTGATGTTACGAAAAGGATCAAAAAACTACTCAAGAGGCAGCGCATGGTTGAGTTCTACTGTCGCATGATTCTCATTTTAATTGTTCTGGTTTTATCTGGAGTTCTTATATACATAGTCATGAAAAAGctaaagaataaataa
- a CDS encoding uncharacterized protein (SMART LH2 (SM00308) at aa 163-271, E()=7.17e-03; LCCL (SM00603) at aa 650-738, E()=2.38e-19; 984-1072, E()=4.09e-05; 1091-1178, E()=2.80e-16; SR (SM00202) at aa 402-515, E()=3.99e-10), with protein MSCVWILYTFYSEISKISHQNIVNGCKLSSLISLLFVLFSYNFAYSEEWCKVASNDSEPRYEQCLPGTEQSLVYWNKSFYFVISLTHFQPGGNNFQNSRRRQLVDRVDVGDPRSLELKLNDTNWSCEKIVVYKGSRFWTFDCIPSKSRNKEEHVTTYLLSGNKTYTVSVQTGGQKDAGSNGTISLTLLGSSGRTNEKTLSNSFYPASYQTFQVKGADVGDINGLIISNDAVNDPWYCDNIRIASNEVVNSFPVKRWIGYPFEPSVEISTEYLTSVANLNETSPLDVMCNTRAVDIYSGTFVKPFNVTVRCPMNCNNDPLMSIEGSSIHPSSTSICGAAIYDGVTTPSGGQVVISIVQSMAKYFGGTGSNGLKSEDYEPPADKNNFSFFMFLDESIDEIDKSVRLVDGFGKLTSFGRLEIFRNGKWGTVCKRGKHSVFNNQSATFVCNTLGFKYGINIEENCTNVNNQNFCAPPGYHVSCSGLKCKGDETDINNCTLEEPTIDCKNHKEDVVVKCTNFSPTTNLEYGTLRIVDSTGATSSTGTGRLEIYNNGKFVKPNANRRFRDDKECSDFNGLNLCAQVHTKIAANNFKCNGGESKLKDCEHESGDDIYCTHDQDVIVSCIGNGDPSEFRNLKKVEPFVPPLKKLSKIINLSCYDTLTSHSQFQGEYGSFKVASCPMGCMDEPASIKGTYIYTRDSSICKAAIHSGVLDNSGGEIVVIISYAQEHFYGTSMNGVESLSLSRSGDDSREKAFMVSKPTKYIMSKVEKEVLETSKANGFNGNHADYINTKDLPGSKLIKTFRDATFIFEIVPTGGVGNWSTIFSFQSCGGFLCSIDNFGELVLQENCKPELVKTSYFPTMGKRAHISILYYVLTKDISVFVDGVPVTNQLTTFDLNFQGDLILGKMADTDSDYFKGHILGFQAFDYVMSPEQIRQQYASSQNSESLTSNLTKVRLTTEGNVCLTKCMKKFFGKYDVHSNATNPAIKLDCSDTIESENFNGPNGKSFLISCTKSCIDPDLTLKGTKVYTSDSSICKAALHSGAIPKDGGEAILTVLNGLSEYGNCHGHFGITSQKSNVPFMRSFSLHRAPKLIHLSCQDTAVFVLKMHIGTRVLLDCPPGCKDAKPYNVFGTGVYSPTSSLCQSAIHSGKLDNDGGEVEIEVEGERNTFDSNESNGILSQSSGHYLKSFKIIKVRKRNE; from the exons ATGTCGTGTGTGTGGATtctttacacattttattcagaaatttctaaaatctCTCACCagaat ATTGTAAATGGCTGTAAATTATCATCTCTgatttcattattattcgTGTTGTTTTCTTATAATTTTGCATACTCTGAAGAATGGTGTAAAGTAGCTTCAAATGATTCTGAGCCGAGATATGAACAGTGTTTACCAGGTACAGAACAAAGCCTAGTTTACTGgaataaatcattttatttcGTTATTTcacttacacattttcaGCCG GGAGGAAATAACTTTCAGAATAGTAGGAGAAG ACAGTTAGTTGATAGAGTAGACGTGGGTGACCCTAGGTCACTTgaactaaaattaaatgatacAAATTGGTCATGCGAAAAGATAGTAGTTTATAAAGGATCAAGATTCTGGACTTTCGACTGCATACCATCCAAATCTAGAAACAAAGAAGAACACGTCACAACATACCTACTCTCAGGAAACAAGACATATACTGTTAGTGTTCAAACTGGAGGTCAAAAAGATGCCGGCTCCAATGGAACAATTTCTCTAACACTGCTTGGTTCATCAGGCAGGACTAACGAAAAAACTCTTTCTAACTCCTTTTATCCCGCATCCTACCAAACATTTCAAGTCAAAGGCGCAGACGTAGGGGATATAAATGGtctaataatttcaaacGACGCAGTAAACGACCCTTGGTACTGCGATAACATCAGAATCGCATCTAATGAAGTAGTTAATTCATTCCCAGTAAAGAGGTGGATAGGATACCCATTTGAACCATCTGTTGAAATCTCAACTGAGTATCTAACAAGCGTGgcaaatttaaatgaaacCTCTCCACTAGACGTAATGTGCAACACCAGAGCTGTTGATATATATTCCGG AACATTTGTAAAACCTTTTAATGTTACAGTTCGTTGTCCAATGAATTGCAATAATGACCCATTAATGTCAATTGAGGGTTCTTCAATCCACCCATCAAGTACTTCTATCTGCGGAGCAGCTATTTACGATGGAGTCACAACTCCCTCAg GAGGCCAGGTTGTCATCTCAATAGTTCAATCAATGGCAAAATACTTTGGTGGTACTGGATCCAACG GACTCAAATCTGAGGATTATGAACCGCCCGCAGACAAAAACAACTTTAGTTTTTTCATGTTTTTAGACG AGAGTATCGATGAAATAGACAAGAGTGTCAGACTTGTCGATG gATTTGGAAAACTAACCTCCTTTGGGAGACTAGAAATATTTCGAAACGGTAAATGGGGAACTGTTTG CAAAAGAGGAAAACATTCTGTATTTAATAATCAATCTGCAACATTTGTATGTAACACCCTAG GGTTTAAATATggaattaatattgaagAAAACTGCACCAATGTTAATAATCAGAATTTTTGTGCGCCTCCAGGATATCATGTTTCATGCTCTGGGTTAAAG tGTAAAGGAGATGAAACCGATATTAACAATTGCACACTAGAGGAACCAACAATCGACTGTAAAAATCACAAGGAAGATGTTGTAGTGAAATGCACAAACTTCTCACCAACAACTAACCTCGAATATGGAACGCTTAGGATCGTGGATTCAACAGGAGCCACATCCTCAACGGGAACTGGACGCCTTgaaatatacaataatggtaaatttgttaaacCTAACGCCAACCGTAGGTTTCGGGACG ATAAGGAATGCTCAGACTTTAATGGCTTGAATCTTTGTGCTCAAGTCCACACAAAGATAGCAGCAAACAACTTCAAGTGCAATg GAGGCGAATCTAAACTTAAGGACTGTGAGCACGAGTCTGGAGATGATATCTACTGCACTCATGACCAAGATGTTATCGTATCATGTATAGGAAACGGGGACCCTAGTGAATTTAGGAACTTGAAAAAAGTGGAACCATTCGTACCCCCcttaaaaaaattatcgaaaattataaatttatcatgTTATGACACCCTCACATCGCATTCTCAATTTCAGGGTGAATATGGCTCGTTTAAAGTAGCATCATGTCCAATGGGATGCAT GGACGAACCTGCATCAATTAAGGGAACATATATATACACCAGAGATTCATCA ATTTGCAAGGCGGCAATACATTCTGGAGTTCTCGACAACAGCGGAGGTGAAATAGTTGTAATCATTTCCTACGCTCAAGAGCACTTTTACGGAACATCAATGAATGGTGTTGAAAGTTTAAGCCTATCTAGGTCGGGAGATGATTCTAGAGAGAAAGCCT TCATGGTGTCGAAACCCacaaaatatataatgtcAAAGGTTGAAAAGGAGGTTTTGGAAACTTCTAAAGCCAACG GCTTTAATGGGAATCATGCTGACTAcattaatactaaggatTTACCCGGTTCGAAGCTGATAAAGACATTTAGAGATGCaacatttatatttgaaattgtTCCAACAG GAGGAGTTGGAAACTGGTCCACCATATTTTCATTTCAAAGTTGTGGAGGATTTTTGTGTTCTATTGATAACTTCGGTGAGCTTGTTTTACAAGAAAATTGCAAGCCAGAGCTTGTTAAAACTTCTTATTTTCCAACTATGGGAA AGAGGGCACACATATCAATCTTGTATTATGTGTTAACTAAGGACATTTCTGTATTCGTCGACGGTGTTCCAGTGACCAATCAACTCACCACTTTTGATCTTAACTTCCAG GGGGATTTGATATTGGGGAAGATGGCTGATACTGACTCGGACTATTTCAAGGGCCACATATTGGGCTTTCAAGCCTTTGACTATGTAATGTCACCTGAACAGATAAGACAGCAGTATGCAAGCAGCCAAAACAGTGAAAGCTTAACTTCAAACCTTACTAAGGTTAGACTTACAACTGAAGGCAATGTATGTCTGACTAAATGCATGAAGAAATTCTTTGGAAAATACGATGTTCACTCAAACGCCACTAATCCTGCCATAAAATTAGACTGCTCTGATACAATAGAATCTGAAAATTTCAACGGTCCGAATGGCAAAAGCTTCCTTATTTCATGCACTAAATCATGCATTGACCCTGATCTAACTCTAAAGGGCACTAAGGTTTATACATCAGACTCCTCAATTTGCAAGGCTGCTTTACATTCAGGTGCAATACCAAAAGATGGTGGTGAGGCTATACTAACTGTTCTAAATGGTTTAAGTGAATATGGGAACTGCCATGGACATTTCG GAATTACAAGTCAGAAATCAAATGTTCCATTTATGAGATCATTTTCACTTCACAGGGCGCCTAAACTTATACACCTATCTTGTCAAG ATACTGCAGTATTTGTTCTAAAAATGCATATTGGGACTAGAGTACTGTTGGATTGTCCACCAGGATGCAAAGATGCCAAGCCTTATAACGTTTTTGGAACTG GGGTTTACAGTCCAACATCTTCATTATGTCAGTCTGCAATTCACTCTGGAAAActt gATAACGATGGAGGTGAAGTTGAGATAGAAGTTGAGGGAGAGAGAAATACATTTGACTCCAATGAATCTAATGGAATTTTATCGCAATCAAGTGGgcattatttaaaaagtttTAAGATAATTAAAGTGAGGAAAagaaatgaataa
- a CDS encoding splicing component, putative (SMART pfam:PRP38 (PF03371) at aa 124-306, E()=5.00e-12; 1 transmembrane domain at aa 496-513;~1 probable transmembrane helix predicted for TA09950 by TMHMM2.0 at aa 496-513): protein MSDLGFPSQSGQPSDQPDPGVNYNMQQIPINPLMNPVLPYPAQPGMIPQYNYAPYYNYQYYMTPELMYKYQQEQMLQNSLESVQKCHLHTKPELNCKFCRKFKSSVHEISKIAQKKSSSSKEDKANQIPMTNSVTYNMNDLLRSNILSSEYYKSLSVKNFYQVFDELVQFASHCEPYCSTATRAPSTIFCCLYRFLVLKLTEKQVIFSLIEVVQMNFLLENNKSPYARCCGFLYLRYVLPPDKVTKIKFICFSSGIDDEFFTVSADGNKQITMGEYAESLLMDDKYYHTILPRLPVRVKNLFGAHLLEMSQHRKRRVKNLDFVDDFVEGAQVSVCSKGDWLDGEILTVKEGRQGYPLVTVHLEDGNDETVDIGYVILKGKDYDKKDKHRSSRKKDRSRSRSRSRSRTRSRSSSGSYRRRRRRERSSSEDSYRKNDTYDPKSNKEDLIREFKRREREKALAVGKVLNIIIYTYFRIMEKGPAPTNPHYPHDFTLNDIDFNFIIISIFLIVNLFIKY from the exons ATGAGTGATTTGGGGTTTCCATCTCAATCAGGTCAACCTTCTGATCAACCTGACCCTGGagtaaattataatatgcAACAGATACCTATTAACCCTCTTATGAATCCTGTACTTCCTTACCCAGCTCAACCGGGGATGATTCCTCAGTATAACTATGCTCCCTACTAcaattatcaatattacATGACTCCAG aattaatgtataaatatcAACAAGAACAGATGTTGCAAAATAGCCTTGAAAGTGTCCAAAAGTGTCACCTGCATA CAAAACCTGAGCTGAACTGCAAGTTTTGCAGAAAGTTTAAGTCATCAGTACACGAGATAAGTAAAATAGCGCAAAAGAAATCGTCGTCCTCAAAGGAGGATAAAGCAAACCAAATACCAAT gACAAATTCCGTCACATATAACATGAATGATCTGTTGAGAAGTAACATACTGTCCTCAGAGTACTACAAATCACT GTCCGTCAAGAACTTTTACCAAGTTTTCGATGAGCTAGTTCAGTTTGCATCTCATTGCGAACCTTATTGCTCAACTGCAACAAGAGCACCTTCGACAATTTTCTGTTGCCTATACAGATTTCTTGTCCTGAAATTGACAGAAAAACaggtaatttttagtttaattGAAGTCGTTCAGATGAATTTTCTTCTGGAAAACAACAAATCTCCATACGCACGTTGTTGTGGATTTCTCTACCTGAGATACGTTCTCCCTCCCGACAAGGTAACtaaaatcaaattcatttgtTTCAGCTCTGGAATTG ATGATGAATTTTTTACAGTCTCAGCTGACGGAAACAAACAGATCACCATGGGAGAATACGCAGAGTCTTTACTCATGGATGACAAATATTACCACACAA TTTTGCCAAGACTACCAGTAAgagtaaaaaatttatttggaGCTCACCTTTTAGAAATGTCCCAGCATCGCAAACGAAgagtaaaaaatttagattTTGTGGACGACTTCGTTGAGGGAGCACAAGTGTCAGTGTGTTCAAA GGGAGACTGGCTAGACGGAGAAATTTTGACAGTAAAGGAAGGAAGACAAGGTTACCCCTTAGTTACAGTACACCTTGAAGACGGAAATGATGAAACTGTTGATATTGGTTACGTCATTTTAAAGGGCAAGGACTACGATAAGAAAGATAAACACAGGTCGTCCAGAAAAAAAGATAGATCAAGATCAAGATCAAGATCAAGGTCTAGAACTCGTTCTAGGAGTTCATCAGGTTCTTACAGAAGAAGGAGACGCAGAGAAAGAAGCTCTTCAGAGGATTCATATCGCAAGAATGACACCTACGATCCAAAGTCTAATAAGGAGGATCTCATCAGAGAATTTAAGAGAAGAGAACGTGAAAAAGCCCTAGCAGTTGGAAAggtattaaatataataatttacacatattTTAGGATTATGGAAAAAGGCCCAGCTCCTACAAATCCTCACTATCCTCACGACTTCACTCTAAACgatattgattttaattttattataatttctatatttttaatagtcaacttatttattaaatattga
- a CDS encoding uncharacterized protein (Tap579b07.q1c.cand.54 - score = 26.90;~SMART pfam:DUF343 (PF03966) at aa 1-115, E()=1.40e-03), producing MRLLTHNMLMCNKNNCTQGYPLKIEINQEPDSYKVEPQPVNPEFVKKMLSRMDYKALYETAKSLGIDLPVNFVNEDLENENFINAVHHAIFDFHVLEGRLVCPSCSHNYKISKGDFY from the exons atgaGATTACTCACACATAATATGCTGATGTG CAACAAGAATAATTGCACTCAAGGATATCCACTCAAAATAGAGATAAATCAGGAGCCGGATTCCTATAAAGTGGAGCCACAACCGGTGAACCCAGAATTTGTAAAGAAAATGTTATCCAGGATGGATTATAAAGCGTTATATGAAACGGCTAAATCg cTCGGAATTGACCTTCCAGTCAACTTTGTGAACGAAGATTTGGAAAACGAGAACTTCATAAACGCTGTACATCACGCAATTTTCGAC TTTCATGTTCTAGAAGGTAGGCTAGTTTGCCCTTCTTGCTCTCATAACTATAAAATAAGTAAAGGTGACttctattaa
- a CDS encoding uncharacterized protein (Tap579b07.q1c.C.cand.96 - score = 25.13;~SMART 6 transmembrane domains at aa 32-54, 83-102, 117-139, 159-178, 193-215 and 217-239;~6 probable transmembrane helices predicted for TA09925 by TMHMM2.0 at aa 32-54, 83-102, 117-139, 159-178, 193-215 and 217-239) — protein sequence MWLSTRKDHLDDGAPPNRAPCVSFGGFFNSSLRMGFGLQFLALLSLNFVYYSFNGKGVFSYDLSGLPEETRLDPNFRFYTTMASMFYMLGSLSLVCFQVLLADDTCWARGYRSGSKILRLATFLDTVSSTLQFIFYLYVSKFYSKRWYAHLNEGGSELVFMVFTRNIHACACLLYGVACYLLEVYHDEGAGDLHAYLNGVLFVATGVMEFAVLLFNVNGAYTPLLLLSLAAAALWAFYFEPEVTFVSPTLEETELTNDVEQQVEKFTRLTPTSQIPYY from the exons ATGTGGCTTTCTACTAGAAAGGATCATTTGGACGATGGAGCTCCACCAAACAGAGCTCCATGTGTCTCTTTTGGAGGATTCTTTAACAGCTCGCTGAGGATGGGATTTGGACTACAATTCCTTGCTCTTTTATCtctaaattttgtatattatagtTTTAATGGAAAAGGAGTGTTTAGCTATGATTTAAGCGGCTTGCCAGAGGAAACTAGGCTCGACCCGAATTTTAGGTTCTATACAACTATGGCATCAATGTTTTATATGCTTGGCTCATTGAGTCTTGTTTGTTTTCAGGTTCTTCTAGCAGATGATACatg CTGGGCTAGAGGATATCGCTCTGGTTCTAAGATATTGCGCTTAGCTACATTTTTGGATACGGTCAGCTCAACACTCcagtttattttttatttgtatGTTTCCAAGTTTTACAGTAAGAGGTGGTATGCTCACCTTAACGAAGGTGGAAGTGAGCTTGTTTTCATGGTCTTCACCAGGAACATTCACGCCTGCGCCTGCCTTTTGTATGGTGTGGCATGTTATCTATTGGAAGTGTACCACGATGAGGGGGCCGGAGATTTGCACGCATATCTTAATGGCGTTTTATTTGTTGCAACTGGAGTTATGG AATTTGCCGTTTTGTTGTTCAACGTTAATGGAGCTTACACGCCATTGCTGTTGCTATCTCTTGCTGCAGCCGCTCTTTGGGCATTTTACTTTGAACCTGAGGTGACTTTTGTTTCTCCAACTCTTGAAGAAACTGAACTGACCAATGATGTTGAACAGCAGGTGGAGAAGTTCACGAGGCTCACGCCAACCAGCCAAATTCCttactattaa
- a CDS encoding fibrillarin, putative (Tap579b07.q1c.cand.52 - score = 70.43;~SMART 1 transmembrane domain at aa 7-29; pfam:Fibrillarin (PF01269) at aa 70-312, E()=2.00e-155;~1 probable transmembrane helix predicted for TA09940 by TMHMM2.0 at aa 7-29) codes for MGCRILSHYNIHVILPFISIIYLINISFFKYSFKGGNFKNNKQGSGNKFKGGRHAQGKSQKKQHGSSGSNKVVVVPHRFPGVYIAKGKSDALVTRNMVVGESIYGEKRIEVTNEDGEKIEYRMWNPFRSKLGATIIGGVANMPIGIGSKVLYLGAANGTTVSHVSDMVGPTGLVYAVEFSHRSARDLTNMAKRRPNIVPIVEDARQPQKYRMLVGMVDIIFADVAQPDQARIVAMNADHFLKPAGWYIIAIKANCVDSTASPEAVFAGLLPTEHNYVAEVDKLRKENCKPREQLTLEPYHRDHAVVIGQYRVKKKQAS; via the exons ATGGGCTGTAGAATCTTATCGCACTATAACATTCATGTTATTTTACCTTTTATTTCCATCATATACCttataaatatttctttttttaaatatt CTTTCAAAGGCGGAAATTTTAAGAATAACAAGCAAGGATCAG GGAACAAATTCAAGGGAGGACGTCATGCTCAAGGTAAATCTCAGAAAAAACAGCATGGTTCCTCCGGATCAAACAAAGTCGTTGTTGTTCCACATCGTTTTCCCGGAGTTTATATAGCGAAGGGAAAATCCGACGCTCTGGTTACCAGAAACATGGTTGTGGGAGAATCCATCTATGGAGAGAAGAGAATTGAAGTGACT aatGAAGATGGAgaaaaaattgaatataGAATGTGGAATCCTTTTCGTTCAAAGCTTGGAGCAACAATTATTGGTGGAGTCGCCAACATGCCAATAGGAATAGGATCAAAGGTTCTTTATCTCG GAGCCGCAAACGGAACAACAGTTTCTCACGTTTCTGACATGGTTGGACCCACCGGGCTCGTTTACGCAGTTGAGTTTTCACACAGATCTGCCAGGGACTTGACAAACATG GCTAAAAGGAGACCTAACATAGTTCCAATTGTTGAAGACGCAAGACAACCACAGAAATATAGGATGTTAGTTGGAATGGTGGACATAATATTCGCCGATGTTGCACAGCCTGACCAGGCCAGAATAGTTGCCATGAATGCCGACCACTTTCTAAAGCCAGCAGGATGGTACATAATTGCCATCAAGGCGAACTGTGTGGACTCCACCGCCAGCCCTGAGGCTGTTTTTGCAGGTTTGCTTCCTACTGAACATAATTATGTAGCCGAGGTTGATAAATTACGTAAGGAAAACTGCAAGCCAAGAGAGCAGTTGACTCTGGAACCTTATCACAGGGACCATGCAGTTGTTATTGGACAATATCGCGTTAAAAAGAAGCAAGCatcataa
- a CDS encoding vacuolar protein sorting, VPS29 homologue, putative (Tap579b07.q1c.cand.50 - score = 21.67;~SMART pfam:Metallophos (PF00149) at aa 10-128, E()=5.30e-02), with the protein MGNDEHDLGELLMVLGDLHVPQRSLFLPPCFKRLLKTDKIKRVICTGNVGSKEMLEVLNDISPSLHIVQGDYDDDFDHPDTLTLSVGDLKIGVINGYQIPTWNNKDLLLKVAVDMNVDILVYGHSHVSDISKHGGKIFVNPGSATGCYQPWQPNSIPTFMLMAIQGSKVVIYVYEEHDGEAQVIMTELDNLESGKAPSHTANSSSPLPSPKNS; encoded by the exons ATGGGAAACGATGAACATGATCTTGGAGAACTACTAATGGTTCTGGGAGATCTTCACGTCCCTCAAAGATCACTCTTCCTACCTCCCTGTTTCAAGCGCCTTCTAAAGACCGATAAAATCAAAAGAGTTATATGTACAGGAAACGTAGGCTCAAAGGAAATGCTGGAGGTCCTAAACGACATTTCTCCATCACTACACATAGTACAGGGAGACTACGACGACGATTTCGACCACCCAGATACGCTAACCCTTAGTGTCG GAGACCTAAAAATTGGAGTAATCAACGGATACCAAATACCCACATGGAATAACAAAGATCTACTTCTGAAGGTAGCCGTGGATATGAATGTCGATATTTTGGTTTATGGCCACTCCCACGTGAGCGATATATCAAAACATGGAGggaaaatatttgtaaacCCAGGCTCAGCAACGGGATGTTACCAGCCATGGCAGCCAAACTCAATTCCAACCTTCATGCTGATGGCAATACAAGGATCAAAAGTGGTAATTTATGTCTACGAGGAACACGACGGAGAGGCTCAGGTTATCATGACTGAACTTGATAATCTGGAATCTGGAAAAGCACCTTCACACACCGCAAACTCTTCATCTCCATTACCATCTCCAAAAAACTCTTAA